A stretch of Arcobacter arenosus DNA encodes these proteins:
- the pta gene encoding phosphate acetyltransferase, whose translation MGLIESIKENARKELKTIVLPESEDERVLKAAQIVLEEKTANVILIGNEDTIKSDAASCGANIEGATIIDPKSFDKIDAYIDELVELRKKKGLSREEATEIMTTEPRFFGCMMVRLGDADGLVAGSNSPTADVLRAAIQVIKTAPGINTVSSTFIMETADGKFGDNGLILFADCAVNPEPNAEQLADIASATAATAKSVVGLEPKVAMLSFSTMGSAKHPLVDKVQYACEILEDREVDFAYDGEMQADAAIVEAIGAKKAPNSSVAGKANVLVFPDLQSGNIGYKLVQRFAGAAAHGPIVQGLNKPVNDLSRGCSVEDISNLVAITATQC comes from the coding sequence ATGGGTTTAATTGAGAGTATAAAAGAGAATGCAAGGAAAGAGCTTAAAACAATAGTTCTTCCAGAATCTGAGGATGAAAGAGTATTAAAAGCTGCTCAAATTGTTCTAGAGGAAAAAACTGCAAATGTTATTTTGATTGGGAATGAAGATACAATCAAAAGTGATGCTGCTTCGTGCGGTGCAAACATTGAGGGTGCTACTATTATAGACCCAAAATCTTTTGATAAAATTGATGCTTATATTGATGAATTAGTTGAGCTTAGAAAGAAAAAAGGTCTTTCAAGGGAAGAAGCTACTGAAATCATGACTACAGAACCAAGATTTTTTGGTTGTATGATGGTAAGACTTGGAGATGCTGATGGTTTAGTTGCTGGTTCAAATTCACCAACTGCAGATGTTTTAAGAGCTGCAATTCAAGTAATTAAAACAGCACCTGGTATTAACACAGTGTCATCTACATTTATCATGGAAACAGCCGATGGGAAATTTGGTGACAATGGTTTAATTTTATTTGCTGACTGTGCAGTAAATCCTGAGCCAAATGCTGAACAATTAGCTGATATTGCAAGTGCTACTGCAGCAACTGCAAAATCTGTTGTTGGATTAGAGCCTAAAGTTGCTATGTTATCATTTTCAACTATGGGAAGTGCAAAACATCCATTAGTAGATAAAGTACAATATGCTTGTGAAATTTTAGAAGATAGAGAAGTTGATTTTGCATATGATGGGGAGATGCAAGCTGATGCTGCTATCGTTGAAGCTATTGGAGCTAAAAAAGCACCAAATTCTTCAGTTGCGGGAAAAGCAAATGTACTAGTATTCCCTGATTTACAATCGGGAAATATTGGGTATAAATTAGTTCAAAGATTTGCTGGAGCTGCTGCTCATGGACCAATTGTACAAGGATTAAATAAACCTGTAAATGACCTATCAAGAGGTTGTTCGGTTGAAGATATTTCAAATTTAGTTGCTATTACTGCAACACAATGTTAA
- a CDS encoding acetate/propionate family kinase, translating to MLVFILNAGSSSLKYQLMNPINKEVLAVGICERIGIDGILKHEFGDDQKIKIETDLPTHKEAIELVLKTLTEGEGKVIDSIDDIEAIGHRAVHGGEEFAGSVMVSDAVINKMKELIPLAPLHNPANIMGMEICQDLMPGKPNVAVFDTAFHQTMPDYAYMYPLPYEQYTKNGVRKYGFHGTSHYFVSNEAAKMLDKKHNTRIIVCHLGNGSSVSAVFDGKCIDTSMGLTPVQGLMMGTRSGDIGAGAIQYMMETEGWNIKEMLDVLNKKSGIVGISGKSSDLREVLEGAESGDDRCRLAVDMIAYIIKKYVGSFAAALDGVDALCFTGGIGENAALIREKVCAGLDYMGLNIDPVKNNKRSGEPRDISTNGSRGRIFVIPTNEEYVIANDTYKIVKGLE from the coding sequence ATGTTAGTATTTATTTTAAACGCGGGAAGTTCATCATTAAAATATCAATTAATGAATCCAATTAATAAAGAAGTTTTAGCAGTAGGTATTTGTGAAAGAATTGGTATTGATGGTATATTAAAACATGAGTTTGGTGATGATCAAAAAATTAAAATTGAAACTGATTTACCAACTCATAAAGAAGCTATTGAATTAGTTTTAAAAACTTTAACTGAGGGTGAAGGTAAAGTTATTGACTCAATTGATGATATTGAAGCAATTGGACATAGAGCAGTACACGGGGGAGAAGAGTTTGCTGGTTCTGTAATGGTTAGTGATGCTGTAATTAATAAAATGAAAGAACTAATTCCATTAGCTCCTTTACATAACCCAGCAAATATCATGGGAATGGAAATTTGTCAAGATTTAATGCCAGGTAAACCAAATGTAGCTGTATTTGATACTGCATTTCACCAAACTATGCCTGATTATGCTTATATGTATCCACTACCATATGAACAATACACTAAAAATGGTGTAAGAAAATATGGTTTCCATGGTACATCACACTACTTCGTATCAAACGAAGCAGCAAAAATGTTAGATAAAAAACACAATACAAGAATTATCGTATGTCACTTAGGAAATGGTTCATCTGTTTCTGCTGTATTTGATGGAAAATGTATTGATACATCTATGGGTCTTACTCCAGTTCAAGGTCTTATGATGGGAACAAGATCTGGAGATATTGGTGCTGGAGCTATTCAATATATGATGGAAACAGAAGGTTGGAATATCAAAGAGATGCTTGATGTATTAAACAAAAAATCTGGTATTGTTGGTATTTCTGGTAAATCTTCAGACTTAAGAGAAGTTCTTGAAGGTGCAGAATCTGGTGATGACAGATGTAGATTAGCAGTTGATATGATTGCTTATATCATCAAAAAATATGTTGGTTCTTTTGCAGCTGCACTTGATGGTGTTGATGCATTATGTTTTACAGGTGGAATTGGTGAAAATGCTGCCTTAATTAGAGAAAAAGTTTGTGCTGGTTTAGATTATATGGGATTAAATATCGATCCAGTTAAAAATAATAAAAGATCTGGTGAACCTAGAGATATCTCAACAAATGGTTCAAGAGGTAGAATTTTTGTTATTCCTACAAATGAGGAATATGTTATTGCAAACGACACATATAAAATTGTTAAGGGTCTTGAGTAG
- the sppA gene encoding signal peptide peptidase SppA, translating to MIDIIKKLFYPIIAILDFITKYFKTVVFLTIVYFFVSSSNQSTINGESFEMANLQKIELVGPILSVDKVLQQINEAKKNDNIKGVLLIVNSPGGAVAPSVELAYAIKELRQLKPVVAYASGVMASGSYYASIWANKIIANPGAMIGSIGVIFQGTNVEELMETIGVKTQTVKVGKYKEVGTPTRAWADFEREELEKVINDTYDMFITDVANARKLKKENHTQFADAHIFTSGQAKDFGLVDEVSTLSFAQDEIIKLSKVKNPIWKKEDKFDKFLDKIMQEAVTNFSVLFTSGLKAY from the coding sequence ATGATTGATATAATAAAAAAACTTTTTTATCCGATTATTGCTATATTAGATTTTATTACTAAATATTTTAAAACAGTAGTATTTTTAACTATAGTTTATTTTTTTGTTTCAAGTTCAAATCAGTCAACGATAAATGGCGAAAGTTTTGAAATGGCAAATTTACAAAAAATAGAACTTGTAGGGCCTATTTTAAGCGTTGATAAGGTTTTGCAACAAATAAATGAAGCAAAAAAGAATGATAATATAAAAGGTGTTCTTTTGATTGTAAACTCTCCTGGGGGTGCTGTTGCTCCTTCAGTTGAATTAGCTTATGCTATTAAAGAATTAAGACAATTAAAACCTGTTGTAGCATACGCAAGTGGTGTTATGGCAAGTGGTTCATATTATGCATCAATTTGGGCAAATAAAATTATTGCAAATCCTGGAGCTATGATTGGATCTATTGGAGTGATTTTTCAAGGAACAAATGTAGAAGAGCTTATGGAAACAATTGGTGTTAAAACACAAACTGTTAAAGTTGGAAAATATAAAGAAGTAGGAACTCCAACTAGAGCTTGGGCAGATTTTGAAAGAGAAGAGTTAGAAAAAGTTATTAATGATACATATGATATGTTTATAACTGATGTAGCAAATGCAAGAAAATTGAAAAAAGAGAATCATACTCAATTTGCAGATGCTCATATTTTTACTTCAGGACAAGCAAAAGATTTTGGATTGGTTGATGAGGTATCAACACTTAGTTTTGCACAAGATGAGATAATAAAACTTTCAAAAGTTAAAAATCCAATTTGGAAAAAAGAGGATAAGTTTGACAAATTCCTTGACAAAATAATGCAAGAAGCAGTAACAAACTTCAGTGTTTTATTTACAAGTGGATTAAAAGCTTATTAA
- the mqnF gene encoding aminofutalosine deaminase family hydrolase: protein MKILSASWVITCDANSTIIKDGAIVYDKTIIEIASKEIIQEKYKNIEIEDLGENSVLMPGLINSHVHLEFSSNNTTLKYGNFMLWLNSVIKNRETLIEKANTNLISKKLAKMKKTGTTTIGAISSYGLEIEACLNSSINTVFFNEVIGSKAEMIDNLFADFKARLNTSKKNKNKNFIPAIAIHSPYSVHPILIRETLKIAKEENLSVSAHFLESPEEFEWLHKDEGGFLEFFKNFLGQEKAVTKPMEFLEQFKNLNTLSFTHCVEASENDLEKIKELGAIINHCPTSNRFLNNNKLDLSKLINKEIPFSIGTDGLSSNNSLSMFDELRNALMVHENINIIELSKILIKAATKNGSDSLGLNKGVLEKDKDADIICIKLPDMVEDEEDLYMSVILHTKFVEKTIIGGLDD from the coding sequence ATGAAAATATTAAGTGCATCTTGGGTTATTACTTGCGATGCAAATAGCACCATCATCAAAGATGGTGCTATTGTTTATGATAAAACAATTATAGAAATTGCTTCAAAAGAAATTATCCAAGAAAAATATAAAAATATTGAAATTGAAGATTTAGGTGAAAACTCTGTATTAATGCCAGGTCTTATTAACTCACATGTACATTTAGAATTTTCATCTAATAATACAACATTAAAATATGGAAATTTTATGTTGTGGCTAAACTCTGTTATAAAAAATAGAGAAACTTTGATTGAAAAAGCAAATACAAATCTTATTAGTAAAAAATTAGCAAAGATGAAAAAAACAGGTACTACAACTATTGGAGCGATATCTTCATATGGATTAGAGATAGAAGCTTGTCTTAATAGTTCTATAAATACTGTTTTTTTTAATGAAGTTATTGGAAGTAAAGCAGAGATGATAGATAATCTTTTTGCAGATTTTAAAGCAAGATTAAACACTTCTAAAAAAAATAAAAACAAAAATTTTATTCCTGCCATTGCAATACATTCCCCTTATTCAGTTCATCCAATACTAATTAGAGAAACATTGAAAATAGCAAAAGAAGAAAATCTAAGTGTTAGTGCACACTTTTTAGAATCACCTGAAGAGTTTGAATGGTTACATAAAGATGAAGGTGGTTTTTTAGAGTTTTTTAAAAATTTTTTAGGTCAAGAAAAAGCTGTTACTAAACCTATGGAGTTTTTAGAACAATTTAAAAATCTTAATACTCTTTCTTTTACTCACTGTGTAGAAGCAAGTGAAAATGATTTAGAAAAAATTAAAGAGTTAGGGGCAATTATAAATCATTGTCCAACATCAAATAGATTTTTAAATAACAATAAACTTGATTTAAGTAAGTTAATAAATAAAGAGATACCTTTTTCAATTGGTACTGATGGACTTAGTTCAAATAATTCTTTATCTATGTTTGATGAGTTAAGAAACGCTTTAATGGTTCATGAGAATATTAATATAATTGAGTTATCAAAAATATTAATAAAAGCTGCTACTAAAAATGGGAGTGATTCATTGGGTTTAAATAAAGGTGTTTTAGAAAAAGATAAAGATGCAGATATAATATGTATTAAATTACCAGATATGGTTGAGGATGAAGAAGACTTATATATGAGTGTAATTCTTCATACTAAATTTGTGGAAAAAACAATTATTGGGGGTTTAGATGATTGA
- the aroQ gene encoding type II 3-dehydroquinate dehydratase — protein MKIAVIQGPNLNMLGVREQHIYGPMTLEQIHEQMKASAQQNGVELEFFQSNLEGEIVDRIQESLGTVDGILINPAAFSHTSIAIKDALSAVNLPTVEVHISNIYKREEYRQKSITAGASTGVITGFGPFSYHMGLIALTQIISEVKAVEAQQKAQAEAQAQA, from the coding sequence ATGAAAATTGCAGTTATCCAAGGTCCAAATTTAAATATGTTAGGTGTAAGAGAACAACATATTTATGGTCCAATGACTTTAGAACAAATCCATGAACAAATGAAAGCAAGTGCACAACAAAATGGTGTAGAATTAGAGTTCTTTCAATCTAATTTAGAGGGTGAAATTGTTGATAGAATCCAAGAATCTTTAGGTACAGTTGATGGAATTTTAATTAATCCAGCAGCATTTTCTCACACATCAATTGCTATTAAAGATGCTTTAAGTGCAGTAAACCTTCCAACTGTTGAAGTTCATATTTCAAATATTTACAAAAGAGAAGAGTATAGACAAAAATCAATTACTGCAGGAGCTAGTACTGGTGTAATTACAGGGTTTGGTCCATTTAGTTACCATATGGGTCTTATTGCCTTAACTCAAATTATTTCAGAAGTTAAAGCTGTTGAAGCTCAACAAAAAGCACAAGCTGAAGCACAAGCTCAAGCTTAA
- a CDS encoding M24 family metallopeptidase: protein MKNYILLNENAVFYECGFSCDNVVFLNLNNEKYFITDARYTVEAKEFTKNCEVIESSNLIEDTKLLLKKNKIKKIVFDPNDFRLSFYQKLTSELKTEFKAQENFSKLKRIIKTDEEIEYLKKAAQIGRDGFKQLAKYIGKNGFNEEESFLHFKAIEKMSSFGKYDLSFDPIVAINANAAKPHALPTSKRLKLNNLILVDAGVKYKRYCSDRTCTSNANFEKFSFKREQKFKNKKHQKIYDLVYKAQLNAISKARVGMKASQIDNLTRSVIEKAGFGKYFVHSTGHGVGLDIHEFPNINSRSDVIIEDNMVFTIEPGIYLPKEFGVRIEDTVVMKNGKALIL, encoded by the coding sequence ATGAAAAACTATATATTACTAAATGAAAATGCTGTTTTTTATGAATGTGGTTTTTCTTGTGACAATGTTGTATTTTTAAATTTAAATAATGAAAAATATTTTATAACAGATGCAAGATATACAGTTGAAGCAAAAGAGTTTACTAAAAACTGTGAAGTGATTGAGAGTTCAAATTTAATTGAAGATACAAAATTACTATTGAAGAAAAATAAAATTAAAAAAATTGTTTTTGATCCAAACGATTTTAGACTTTCATTTTATCAAAAATTGACAAGTGAATTAAAAACTGAATTTAAAGCCCAAGAGAATTTTTCAAAGTTAAAAAGAATTATAAAAACTGATGAAGAGATAGAATACTTAAAAAAAGCCGCACAAATTGGAAGAGACGGATTTAAACAACTTGCAAAATATATTGGTAAAAATGGATTTAATGAAGAAGAAAGCTTTTTACATTTTAAAGCTATTGAGAAAATGAGTTCATTTGGAAAATATGATTTAAGCTTTGACCCAATTGTTGCGATAAATGCAAATGCAGCAAAACCCCATGCCCTACCAACTTCAAAAAGATTAAAACTCAATAACTTAATACTTGTTGATGCAGGGGTAAAATACAAAAGGTATTGTTCAGATAGAACATGTACTTCAAATGCCAATTTTGAGAAATTTTCTTTTAAAAGAGAGCAAAAATTCAAAAATAAAAAACATCAAAAAATCTATGATTTAGTTTATAAAGCCCAATTAAATGCTATTAGTAAAGCAAGGGTTGGGATGAAAGCTTCCCAAATTGACAACCTAACTAGGAGTGTTATTGAAAAAGCAGGATTTGGAAAATATTTTGTTCATAGTACTGGTCATGGTGTAGGACTTGATATTCATGAATTTCCAAATATCAACTCTAGAAGTGATGTAATTATTGAAGATAATATGGTTTTTACCATTGAACCAGGAATCTATTTACCAAAAGAGTTTGGTGTTAGAATAGAAGATACTGTTGTTATGAAAAATGGTAAAGCATTAATACTGTAA
- the folK gene encoding 2-amino-4-hydroxy-6-hydroxymethyldihydropteridine diphosphokinase — protein MKKKLRDDLTLFKTSNFPKKFKSQSNKKYQVTIGIGGNIGDTKKIFDKLILSLKGDSRFDLLITSPLLLNPPFGYLEQNEFLNGIIILKTNLSPNEFLKNMHRLEKRFGRKRSFQDAPRTLDIDIIFFDNKKINTKKLIIPHKDWANRESVLIPLKHL, from the coding sequence TTGAAAAAAAAATTGCGAGATGATTTAACTCTTTTTAAAACCTCTAATTTTCCAAAAAAATTTAAATCACAATCAAATAAAAAATATCAGGTAACTATTGGAATTGGGGGAAATATTGGGGACACAAAAAAAATATTTGATAAGTTAATCTTATCTTTAAAAGGTGACTCTCGATTTGATTTACTTATAACTTCCCCACTTCTTCTTAATCCCCCCTTTGGATACCTAGAACAAAATGAGTTTTTAAATGGTATAATAATACTTAAAACTAATCTATCACCAAATGAGTTTTTAAAAAACATGCATAGATTAGAAAAGAGATTTGGAAGAAAGCGGTCCTTTCAAGATGCGCCTAGAACCTTAGATATAGATATAATCTTTTTTGATAATAAAAAAATTAATACTAAAAAACTTATTATCCCTCACAAAGATTGGGCAAATAGAGAGTCTGTGCTTATTCCTTTAAAACATTTATAA
- the mnmA gene encoding tRNA 2-thiouridine(34) synthase MnmA has translation MKKKKIVVGMSGGVDSSVTALLLKQQGYDVVGLFMRNWEYGIKGSQCPNRIEFEDAKKVGALIGIEVKGKDFVEEYRTKVFDVFLEGLKKGLTPNPDILCNREIKFNVFLNEAKKMGADMIATGHYAKIAFYKDHYVLDTPKDSSKDQSYFLHALSSEQLSHAMFPLGDLTKKEVREIAREHNLPVSDKKDSTGICFIGNQRFDDFITQHLKAIPGDMIDENGKVLGKHKGLICYTLGQRKGIGLGGIKDNEGENNTHKPWFAAKKDIENNTLTVVQDTNHPLLMSEYTEASHMHWVLEEAPNVGDKLMAQVRYRQHKQPCTVIEADENRVLVKFDTPQRAVTLGQSLVLYDGNYCLGGGFISDYK, from the coding sequence ATGAAAAAAAAGAAAATAGTTGTAGGAATGTCAGGTGGTGTTGATTCTTCAGTTACAGCACTATTATTAAAACAACAAGGGTACGATGTTGTTGGTCTATTTATGCGAAATTGGGAGTATGGAATTAAAGGTAGCCAATGCCCTAATCGTATTGAATTTGAAGATGCAAAAAAAGTTGGTGCCTTAATAGGAATTGAGGTAAAGGGTAAAGATTTTGTTGAAGAATATAGAACCAAAGTATTTGATGTATTTTTAGAAGGTTTAAAAAAAGGTCTTACTCCAAATCCAGATATTTTATGTAATCGAGAAATTAAATTTAATGTTTTTTTAAATGAAGCAAAAAAAATGGGTGCAGATATGATTGCAACAGGGCACTATGCAAAAATTGCTTTTTATAAAGACCACTACGTTCTTGATACTCCAAAAGATAGTTCAAAAGATCAAAGTTACTTTTTACATGCCTTATCAAGTGAACAATTATCACATGCTATGTTTCCACTAGGTGATTTAACAAAAAAAGAAGTTAGAGAAATAGCTAGAGAACATAATCTTCCAGTAAGTGACAAAAAAGATAGTACAGGTATATGTTTTATTGGTAATCAAAGATTTGATGATTTTATTACACAACATCTAAAAGCTATCCCTGGTGATATGATAGATGAAAATGGAAAAGTTTTAGGTAAACACAAAGGTCTTATTTGTTACACACTAGGACAGAGAAAAGGTATTGGTCTTGGTGGTATTAAAGATAATGAAGGTGAAAACAACACCCATAAACCATGGTTTGCAGCTAAAAAAGATATTGAAAACAATACATTAACAGTTGTACAAGATACAAATCATCCTTTACTTATGAGTGAATATACAGAAGCTAGTCATATGCATTGGGTATTAGAAGAGGCACCTAATGTTGGTGATAAATTAATGGCACAAGTTAGATATAGACAACACAAACAACCTTGTACAGTAATTGAAGCAGATGAAAATAGAGTTTTAGTTAAATTTGATACTCCACAAAGAGCTGTTACATTAGGACAAAGTTTAGTTTTATACGATGGAAACTATTGTCTAGGTGGTGGATTTATAAGTGACTATAAGTAA
- the mnmA gene encoding tRNA 2-thiouridine(34) synthase MnmA, whose amino-acid sequence MEKKKVMVGMSGGIDSSVTAYMLQKDGYEVEGCYLKLHDRTDGYHEKNIQYIEDVAKFLGIKYHILDLSDAFSKEVYDYFVDSYLEGTTPNPCVKCNRQIKFGKMLDFAKEQGASYLATGHYAKTDGKFFYEAEDKTKDQSYFLSQVDKEALPYMMFPLSKRKKEDIIEFAAKLDSAYKRITEKNESQEICFVETVYTDVVKRHANIDIPGKVLDEGGNEIGEHKGYMHYTIGKRRGFTVHGAHEPHFVTKLNPENNTIVVGKKQALEINEVKIENLNMFIDEKEFKCTVKLRYRAVSTACKVKLEENTGTIYLEEPAFGVAAGQLAVFYVGEKVIGSGWIKSAK is encoded by the coding sequence ATGGAAAAAAAGAAAGTAATGGTAGGTATGAGTGGAGGGATTGATTCTTCTGTTACTGCTTATATGTTACAAAAAGATGGATATGAAGTTGAAGGTTGTTATTTAAAGCTTCATGATAGAACAGATGGATATCATGAAAAAAATATACAATATATTGAAGATGTAGCAAAATTTCTTGGGATTAAATATCATATTTTAGATTTATCAGATGCTTTTTCAAAAGAGGTTTATGATTATTTTGTTGATTCATATTTGGAAGGGACAACCCCTAACCCATGTGTTAAATGTAATAGGCAAATCAAATTTGGAAAGATGTTAGATTTTGCAAAAGAACAAGGTGCATCCTATTTAGCAACAGGGCATTATGCAAAAACTGATGGTAAATTTTTCTATGAAGCGGAAGATAAAACAAAAGACCAAAGCTATTTTTTATCTCAAGTAGATAAAGAAGCATTACCGTATATGATGTTTCCATTAAGCAAAAGAAAAAAAGAAGATATTATTGAATTTGCAGCAAAACTAGATTCAGCTTATAAAAGAATTACAGAAAAAAATGAATCACAAGAGATATGTTTTGTTGAAACAGTTTATACAGATGTTGTTAAAAGACATGCAAATATCGATATTCCAGGAAAAGTTTTAGATGAAGGTGGAAATGAGATTGGTGAACATAAAGGTTATATGCATTATACAATTGGAAAAAGAAGAGGATTTACAGTTCATGGAGCACATGAACCCCATTTTGTTACAAAGCTAAATCCTGAAAACAATACTATCGTTGTAGGTAAAAAACAAGCCTTAGAGATAAATGAAGTTAAAATTGAAAACCTGAATATGTTTATTGATGAAAAAGAGTTTAAATGTACTGTAAAACTAAGATATAGAGCTGTTTCAACAGCATGTAAAGTTAAACTTGAAGAAAACACAGGAACAATTTATCTAGAAGAACCAGCTTTTGGTGTAGCGGCTGGTCAACTTGCAGTGTTTTATGTGGGTGAAAAAGTAATAGGAAGTGGTTGGATAAAAAGTGCAAAATAA
- a CDS encoding ribose-phosphate pyrophosphokinase, with protein MAKFKLFSGTANPEFAKKVGKYLNVNVGGASINKFSDGEISVQIHESVRGQDVFIVQPTCAPTNDHLMELLIIVDALKRSSAKSVSAVMPYFGYARQDRKAAPRVPITAKLVADMLETVGIDRIITIDLHAAQIQGFFDIPVDNLYGSVLFVDYLRAKNLKNPIIASPDIGGVARARSYAEKLGYDLVIVDKRREKANVAEVMNIIGEVKGKDVILVDDMVDTAGTLVKAAEVLKAKGATSVMACCTHGVLSGPAFERINSGTLDELIITDTIPMHGKCDKITVLSATKIIGETIRRITNNESVNSIFID; from the coding sequence ATGGCGAAATTTAAACTTTTTAGTGGTACTGCCAACCCTGAGTTTGCTAAAAAAGTAGGAAAGTATCTTAATGTAAACGTTGGTGGGGCATCTATAAATAAGTTTAGTGACGGTGAAATATCTGTTCAAATTCATGAAAGTGTTAGGGGACAAGATGTATTTATCGTACAACCGACTTGTGCTCCAACAAATGATCATTTAATGGAACTACTAATTATTGTAGATGCACTAAAAAGATCAAGTGCTAAATCTGTTTCTGCAGTTATGCCTTATTTTGGTTATGCAAGACAAGATAGAAAAGCAGCACCAAGAGTTCCAATTACGGCAAAACTAGTTGCAGATATGCTTGAGACTGTAGGAATTGATAGAATTATTACTATCGATTTACATGCTGCTCAAATTCAAGGTTTCTTTGATATTCCAGTTGATAATCTTTATGGTTCAGTATTATTTGTTGATTACTTAAGAGCTAAAAACTTAAAAAATCCAATCATTGCATCTCCAGATATTGGTGGTGTTGCAAGGGCTAGATCTTATGCGGAAAAACTAGGATATGACTTAGTTATCGTTGATAAAAGAAGAGAAAAAGCTAATGTTGCTGAAGTTATGAATATCATCGGTGAAGTAAAAGGTAAAGATGTTATCCTTGTTGACGATATGGTTGATACTGCAGGAACTTTAGTTAAAGCAGCTGAAGTTTTAAAAGCTAAAGGTGCAACTTCTGTTATGGCATGTTGTACACACGGTGTATTAAGTGGACCAGCTTTTGAAAGAATAAACAGCGGTACATTAGATGAATTAATAATTACTGATACAATACCAATGCATGGTAAATGTGATAAAATCACAGTTTTAAGTGCAACAAAAATTATTGGTGAAACTATTAGAAGAATCACTAACAATGAATCAGTAAATTCTATTTTTATAGATTAA
- a CDS encoding OmpA family protein, with protein sequence MKKIVLSAALCASMMFAANSDYKYEITPMIGGTYSEGNLNFDDQNYANAGLGLGFNLDDSMFDQVELGLLRSFEDVDYDNGSDTGVTRFFTNLVKDYGLNDSTSLYALVGAGVEWFDDEQFNNENGLFANYGVGIKYKISEAMALKADIRHLVSFDGGDNNLLYTVGLAIPFGKKAAPAPEPKPEPKPMDSDNDGVIDANDQCPNSAPGAVVDAKGCEIDTDGDGVVDSKDKCPDTPKGNIVDENGCSLKVDLNINFETDSAVINNSYDSKIKKFADFMKAFPSVKGKIEAHTDSVGSEKYNQQLSEKRAASAVKAIEAYGVEADRLNAIGYGETKPKASNDTAEGRAENRRVEGSIQQ encoded by the coding sequence ATGAAAAAAATTGTTTTATCAGCAGCACTTTGTGCTTCTATGATGTTCGCAGCAAACAGTGACTATAAATATGAAATTACTCCAATGATAGGTGGAACTTATTCAGAGGGTAACTTAAACTTTGATGATCAAAACTATGCAAATGCAGGTTTAGGATTAGGATTTAATTTAGATGATTCTATGTTTGATCAAGTTGAATTAGGTCTTTTAAGATCTTTTGAAGATGTTGACTATGACAATGGATCAGATACAGGTGTAACTAGATTTTTTACAAACTTAGTAAAAGATTATGGATTAAATGATTCAACTTCTTTATATGCATTAGTTGGTGCTGGTGTTGAATGGTTTGATGATGAGCAATTTAATAATGAAAATGGATTATTTGCTAACTACGGTGTTGGTATCAAATATAAAATTTCTGAAGCAATGGCTTTAAAAGCTGACATTAGACACTTAGTTTCTTTTGATGGTGGAGACAACAACCTTCTTTATACAGTTGGTTTAGCAATTCCATTTGGTAAAAAAGCAGCTCCTGCACCTGAACCAAAACCAGAGCCAAAACCAATGGATTCTGATAACGATGGTGTAATTGATGCAAATGACCAATGTCCAAATTCAGCTCCTGGTGCAGTTGTTGATGCAAAAGGTTGTGAAATTGATACTGATGGAGATGGTGTAGTTGATTCAAAAGACAAATGTCCAGATACTCCAAAAGGTAACATTGTTGATGAAAACGGATGTTCTTTAAAAGTTGACTTAAACATTAATTTTGAGACTGACTCTGCAGTAATTAACAATTCATATGATTCAAAAATCAAAAAATTTGCTGACTTTATGAAAGCTTTCCCATCTGTAAAAGGAAAAATCGAAGCTCATACTGACTCAGTTGGTTCTGAAAAATACAACCAACAATTATCAGAAAAAAGAGCAGCATCTGCAGTTAAAGCTATTGAAGCTTACGGTGTTGAAGCTGATAGATTAAATGCAATTGGATATGGTGAAACTAAACCTAAAGCATCTAATGATACTGCTGAAGGTAGAGCTGAAAATAGAAGAGTTGAAGGTTCAATTCAACAATAA